A single bacterium DNA region contains:
- the dksA gene encoding RNA polymerase-binding protein DksA, which produces MKKRDMQRFKKILEEQRDELMGNAQKTLSGDIHLDPDDFPDEIDAASSEQNLAFQGRLRERERGLISKIEQALKKIEEGVYGECEECGEQISLKRIQARPVAELCIDCKAEQEALERRNA; this is translated from the coding sequence TTGAAGAAGCGTGACATGCAGCGATTCAAGAAGATCCTCGAGGAGCAGCGCGACGAGCTGATGGGCAACGCCCAGAAGACGCTGTCCGGGGACATCCATCTCGATCCCGACGACTTTCCGGACGAGATCGATGCCGCTTCCTCGGAGCAGAACCTCGCGTTCCAGGGGCGACTGCGCGAACGCGAACGTGGGCTGATCAGCAAGATCGAGCAGGCGCTCAAGAAGATCGAAGAGGGCGTCTACGGCGAGTGCGAGGAGTGCGGTGAGCAGATCTCGCTCAAGCGCATCCAGGCGCGCCCGGTCGCGGAGCTGTGCATCGACTGCAAGGCGGAGCAAGAGGCGCTGGAGCGGCGGAACGCCTGA